A genomic stretch from Nocardia wallacei includes:
- the gatA gene encoding Asp-tRNA(Asn)/Glu-tRNA(Gln) amidotransferase subunit GatA, producing the protein MSDSELTKLSAAELAAKIHAREVSSVEVTEAHLRRIADVDGEYNAFLHVAGEQARRTAAEVDRAIAAGTVASPLAGVPLALKDVFTTTDMPTTCGSKILEGWVPPYDATVTAKLREAGIPILGKTNMDEFAMGSSTENSAYGPTLNPWDPQRIPGGSGGGSATALAAYEAPLSIGTDTGGSIRQPAAMTGTVGTKPTYGTVSRYGLVACASSLDQGGPCGRTVLDTALLHEVIAGYDPKDSTSRNAPVAPVVEAARQGARGDLGGVKIGVVKELHSESYQPGVLASFDAAVAVLKDLGAEVIEVSCPHFEYALPAYYLILPSEVSSNLARFDAMRYGLRVDDDGQHSAEQVMAATREAGFGPEVKRRIMIGTYALSAGYYDAYYGQALKVRTLIAQDFDKAYEQVDVLVSPTSPFTAWKLGEKVDDPLAMYLSDLCTLPTNLAGYCGMSVPSGLSRDDGMPVGLQIMAPALADDRLYRVGAAYETARGAIA; encoded by the coding sequence ATGAGCGACAGCGAGCTGACGAAGCTGAGCGCGGCCGAGCTGGCGGCGAAGATCCACGCCCGCGAGGTGTCCTCCGTCGAGGTCACCGAGGCGCATCTGCGGCGCATCGCGGATGTGGACGGCGAGTACAACGCCTTCCTGCACGTGGCCGGTGAGCAGGCCCGCCGGACCGCCGCCGAGGTGGACCGCGCGATCGCCGCCGGAACCGTGGCCTCGCCGCTGGCCGGAGTTCCGTTGGCGCTCAAGGATGTTTTCACCACCACGGACATGCCGACCACCTGCGGGTCGAAGATCCTGGAGGGCTGGGTTCCGCCGTACGACGCGACCGTGACGGCGAAGCTGCGCGAGGCCGGCATCCCGATCCTCGGCAAGACCAACATGGACGAGTTCGCGATGGGTTCGTCCACGGAGAACTCGGCCTACGGCCCGACGCTGAATCCGTGGGATCCCCAGCGCATTCCGGGCGGTTCCGGCGGCGGATCGGCGACGGCGCTGGCGGCCTATGAGGCACCGCTGTCCATCGGCACCGACACGGGCGGTTCGATCCGCCAGCCCGCCGCGATGACCGGTACGGTCGGGACCAAGCCGACCTACGGCACGGTGTCGCGGTACGGCCTGGTGGCCTGCGCCTCGTCGCTGGACCAGGGCGGTCCGTGCGGGCGCACCGTGCTCGACACGGCGCTGCTGCACGAGGTGATCGCCGGTTACGACCCGAAGGATTCGACCTCGCGCAACGCCCCGGTCGCCCCGGTGGTCGAGGCGGCGCGCCAGGGTGCGCGCGGCGATCTCGGCGGCGTGAAGATCGGTGTGGTCAAGGAGTTGCACTCCGAGAGCTATCAGCCGGGCGTGCTCGCCTCCTTCGACGCGGCCGTGGCCGTGCTGAAGGACCTGGGCGCCGAGGTGATCGAGGTGTCCTGCCCGCACTTCGAATACGCGCTGCCCGCCTACTATCTGATCCTCCCCAGCGAGGTGTCGTCGAACCTGGCCCGGTTCGACGCCATGCGCTATGGCCTGCGCGTGGACGACGACGGGCAGCACAGCGCCGAACAGGTGATGGCCGCGACCCGCGAGGCCGGTTTCGGGCCGGAGGTCAAGCGCCGCATCATGATCGGCACCTACGCGCTGTCGGCCGGGTACTACGACGCCTACTACGGTCAGGCGCTGAAGGTGCGCACGCTGATCGCGCAGGACTTCGACAAGGCCTACGAGCAGGTCGATGTGCTGGTCTCGCCGACGAGCCCGTTCACCGCGTGGAAACTGGGCGAGAAGGTCGACGACCCCCTGGCCATGTACCTGTCGGACCTGTGCACGCTCCCGACCAACCTGGCCGGATACTGCGGCATGTCGGTGCCGTCCGGGCTGAGCCGCGACGACGGCATGCCGGTCGGCCTCCAGATCATGGCACCGGCACTCGCCGACGACCGCCTCTACCGCGTGGGCGCGGCCTACGAGACAGCCCGCGGTGCCATCGCCTGA
- the gatC gene encoding Asp-tRNA(Asn)/Glu-tRNA(Gln) amidotransferase subunit GatC — MPAISRDEVAHLARLSRLALTDEELDRYAGQLDSILSHVQVIAEVAADVPATASPNPTTNVTRPDTVVPGLTPEQALSGAPAVEEQRFMVPQILGEGE; from the coding sequence GTGCCCGCCATCTCCCGCGACGAGGTCGCACACCTCGCCCGGTTGTCCCGGCTCGCCCTGACCGACGAAGAGCTCGACCGGTATGCCGGCCAGCTCGATTCGATCCTGAGCCACGTGCAGGTCATCGCGGAAGTCGCCGCCGACGTGCCGGCCACCGCCTCGCCGAACCCGACCACCAACGTGACCCGCCCGGACACCGTCGTGCCCGGCCTCACGCCGGAGCAGGCGCTGTCGGGTGCGCCCGCGGTCGAGGAACAGCGCTTCATGGTCCCGCAGATCCTGGGAGAGGGCGAATGA
- a CDS encoding amino acid-binding protein, which produces MSFLLRVQLPDRPGSLGSLALALGSVGADILSLDVVERGAGYAIDDLVVEVPSGALPDTLITAAESLADVRVDSLRPYSGILDTHRELELIDQVASARDDRLQVLVEGVPRVLRVGWSTVIDMGPQGAYRVVGSQSAPQTQAVTVPWMPLEKPAALDGEAGWVPQIWKDMDTKLAAAPLGNTGKVLLLGRPGGPEFRPSEVARLGYLTGIIATVLG; this is translated from the coding sequence GTGTCATTCCTGCTTCGCGTGCAACTTCCGGATCGCCCGGGAAGTCTCGGTTCACTCGCATTGGCTCTGGGCTCCGTCGGCGCCGACATCCTCTCGCTGGATGTGGTCGAACGCGGCGCCGGCTACGCGATCGACGATCTCGTGGTGGAGGTTCCCTCGGGCGCGCTACCCGACACCTTGATCACCGCGGCCGAATCCCTGGCCGATGTGCGGGTCGACTCGCTGCGACCGTACTCCGGCATCCTCGACACCCATCGCGAGCTGGAACTGATCGACCAGGTGGCCAGCGCCCGCGACGACCGATTACAGGTGCTCGTCGAGGGGGTGCCCCGCGTACTGCGCGTCGGCTGGAGCACCGTGATCGACATGGGCCCGCAGGGCGCCTACCGGGTGGTGGGCAGCCAGAGCGCACCGCAGACCCAGGCGGTGACGGTGCCGTGGATGCCGCTGGAGAAGCCGGCCGCGCTCGACGGCGAGGCCGGCTGGGTGCCGCAGATCTGGAAGGACATGGACACCAAGCTGGCCGCGGCCCCGCTGGGTAACACCGGCAAGGTGCTGCTGCTCGGCCGCCCGGGCGGACCGGAGTTCCGGCCGTCGGAAGTGGCGCGGCTGGGTTATCTCACGGGGATAATCGCCACCGTCCTCGGCTGA
- a CDS encoding GNAT family N-acetyltransferase, with translation MVDSGIELRTARTEEFATVGALTVEVYVGEGHVDAESPYVAELFDTATRSAAAEVLVAVRDGEVLGSLTIARYGTDYAAIARPGELEFRMLAVAKRARGAGVGTALVNRVIDTARAEGLSAVVLTTMPSMPEARRIYERLGFAGVPERDWRTATGLPLTVMRLAV, from the coding sequence ATGGTGGATTCCGGCATCGAGCTCCGGACGGCGCGGACCGAGGAGTTCGCGACCGTGGGCGCACTGACCGTCGAGGTCTATGTCGGTGAGGGGCACGTCGACGCCGAAAGCCCCTACGTCGCAGAGCTGTTCGACACCGCGACCCGCTCGGCGGCTGCCGAGGTGCTGGTGGCCGTGCGCGACGGCGAGGTGCTCGGCTCGCTCACCATCGCCCGGTACGGGACCGACTACGCCGCCATCGCCCGGCCGGGTGAACTGGAGTTCCGGATGCTCGCGGTGGCCAAGCGAGCGCGCGGCGCGGGTGTGGGCACGGCGCTGGTGAATCGGGTCATCGACACCGCGCGCGCCGAGGGCCTGTCCGCGGTCGTGCTCACCACCATGCCGTCGATGCCCGAGGCGCGGCGCATCTACGAGCGGCTGGGCTTCGCCGGTGTGCCCGAACGTGATTGGCGGACCGCCACCGGACTGCCCCTGACGGTCATGCGACTGGCGGTGTGA